The genome window TAGGGCATGCAAATAAGTAACCGAAGCGTGCGGCTCATTCtcaaacccaaccctaaccatTCCCTGTCTTTCCTACcggccctccctccctcctttcccTTGCCAAACAGGATCTGTAGGATCTCACAGTCATTTTCTCAGGAGACAGGAATGTCAGAACGCAGTGCATGTTTGAACACGCAGGCTACATTCCCGTcaatatacagtaaaaaaagCCCCTTTTGTTGCTCaccctttttttattatacgGCAACCTCTCATTATTATCCACAAAGGGCGCCCCGGATGTGCGACAGACGTATACTGACTCACTTCACCTTGTCTGAAGTGCTGCCCATCCCACTTCAAGCAACATCACAAAACTAATATTCCTCAAATTCATATATTTTGGCTTCATATAATGTTTCCCCCAAATTGGGTCAGATGCTATGTGTGTTAAGAACACAAAAAGTAGCGTTTCGGGTCTTAtttacatgtttatttattgcaaatgtttaaaaacgTTTCTTTTGCATAACAAATGTAGAGACAATATCACTCATAAAATATAGGCCTGTCAGGTAAACCACCAAAGAtgaaatgtatataaatataacaaaatgaaatgaaacactCACTCATTTTCCATGCCGCTTTTCCtccccgggggtgctggagcctatcccagccaactacagccgaggccagctaatcgcagagCGCAAAAAGACAAACGACCAATTAAGCAAATACTCCCAcctggggacaatttagagcacaggtgtcaaagtggtgttCCACGGGCCAAAACTGGCCCACTTCCTCATTTGGTACGGCCcgagaaagaaaatgataagtgccgactttccattttataatcaaattcaaataaaattatagatgtacagggaatatttcctgtgtttccccttttttaatcaataattggagaagatttgtactcattttaatgtccaaaaaaaGATCTATTGATCGGTATGatcagaaagctgtcaatttataatCGATTatttttggcagcctagttgaaATACATACAACGTGGCCTgtgacaaaaaatgactgatttagagcaggggtgtcagactcgggttgggtttttttctataaatggattaaaagaactggattaaaatccctgaatattcatttttttatagatctaaaacaatgtttattttaagttttttaaatatatttttagattttacaaaatgatttttgaactaaaaacacagaaaaatggattaaaaaatgacaattattgatttaaaagggggaaaattaggaaatttcatatacatctatactcttcattttaatttgatcctaaaacagaaagtaggcactcatgatttactttcccgggccacacaaaatgatgcggcggcgggccagatttggcccccgggccgccactttgacacatgtgatttagagtgttcaatcaacctaacatgcatattttggaaatctggacccggagaaaacccacacaagcatgggcagaatctcattatacttgtataaagacaataaaagcattcaattaaattcaaactccacacaaagcCTCCGTGAGccggacacgctaaccacttatccaccgtGCCGCCTGAAATGCTATGTGACGTTGAAATGAATCAAAAGAAATGTTAAGGAATAATTCGCCGGTTCTTTGATCGGAAAAACGAAGCGTACGAAGACCATCCGAACGGACGCGACAATTGTCTGCGGCCGGTGGACCAATCAGAGACGACCCCAAAAGTGTCCATCAGTCAGCAAGCGGCATGGAAAATACGCTATGTTGAAAGTCAATTCCCTGCCGAGGTCAGAGGTCATTCTCTTAGTTAATTGACGGACCAGTGGTTGGACGCCGATGGCGATTTGCCGGCGGGTTCTTTCACGGCGGGATGCGGGCTCGCCGCGTAGGCCGGGGAGTGCGTGACGCTCGGACTGCTGGGGGGCGTCGACGAGCAGGAGGAGGACTTGGACTTGATCTGGAGCCACTTTTCGCCCAAGGCCTTGGCGAAGTGGTCATCGACCGACACGCTGATGGAGAGCTGCTGGGATGGACTTTTCTGGTAATTGGCTCCAAGGCTCCTTTGGAAGTGCTCCTCCACCCCGTGGTCGTAGTTGCCTTTGGAGATGACTGAAATAGCAAATAGggcattaaaaatgattacaaattacaattattgatttaaaagggggaaaatcaggaaatttaatatacatctatactcttcattttaatttgatcctaaaacagaaagtcaccactcatgatttactttcccgggctgcacaaaatgatgcggcgggccagatttggcccccgggccgccactttgacacatgtgatctagaacAATGtgaatttgagcttttttttccttattaggGCGAAACGTCTTTTTAAGGTTATGTTCAAtatcaaagtggaaaacagaaaacatttttagatatttatttttagatgaaatgctttttgaGCTTGGattcaaaaattgcaattattgatttaaaaaagggaaaatcaggaaatataatacacatctatattctttattttcaatttgatcctaaaagacaaagtcgggactcatgatttactttctcgggccgcacaaaatgatgtggtgggccaaatttggcccctgggccgccactttgacacctgtgctctatacacagaattaaatgctttcaatTCTTCTGACTTGGGTGCATTAAAACCAAAATTTGGTGAGTTGTCTGATCAAGTGTGTGCACCACTGCACTTTTCTCCATTTCTgattcgttctcagagtcaatCAGTTGAAAATGAAagttaaaatgcccccaaaacaacaAGAAATAACCCCCAAATTCCCACAAATCAATAGAAAGTGACCAGCAAATAAGAAGTGGTCGAGgaaatgtctccaaaaccaatTAGATCGATCtcaaattcacttaaactgtgTTTGAATGTGCCTTTTACGACCAGTAAGTTCACTTTTATGCTTAAAAAGAGGAAATTGAGATGGTAAGTGGTGATATTTAGAGGTTTAGTAGCTTAATCAAAACAGTTAACTGACCTGAGGACTGACTCTGGTGGGCATCAGAAGTCACGGTGGGCTTTCTTAACGAAGAGACACAAGTGATCACAGAGGGACGCATCTGGAAAGGAACGATATTTTGAGGTCACAAGTCAGAGTTGAACTTTTCTAAATTATTCCCAAATCCTATAACATTCCCATTTGACGCTGTATTGAACACTTTTAGctgaattttttaaaacatttctgaAATCATTCTTTTCCAAGCTGGCGTATGAATTTAATAGCAAAACAAGACGAGTGAAAAGTGCTTGAACAGGTTTGCCAAGAGAGTACGAATCCCACTGGCGGTTGATTACGAGGTCAAAGTTTGTTTGGTCTTGTTGACGGCATTCTTTCCTCCATCGCTCACATTTTCTTCCCAAATCTGGCTGGGCCGCATAGCTGGGACAAGCTTGGGCCTGCATACGTACAGCTGGATTGGCGGACTACAAAACCCCGGAGCTAGACTCCGACTACAAAGACGCAAAAGCGTACTCCGCCGTCGTCTCGTCATTGATTTCATTTCTAATATTCCAAACCGTTACCTGAATCTGACTTGCGCCGGTGTTTTTAGTCTTCTCTTCTGGATTCTCGGCTTCCTTTCTGGGTTTTTTGATGAGCGCCAGAGGTTCTTCCATGACTGGGGTGTAGTAGACGTGCGAGGGCAAAGGGCTGGTTGGACTGGGCGCCGGGCTccaggtggtggtggtgggactTTGGGGGCCGGCGAAGACCGCGGGGGTCCTCTGCGCCGCTTTACCGTGGCTTCGGTTCAGGGCTCGCTCGCGTCTGAGATACAGCAAAGAAGGGATCATctcaatgttgaaataaaagcaCCAACTTCAGTACAACTGCCATACGGGCCAGTTAAAAAGATGGCGACATTGTCTCCTATTTCGTATAGTGATTCAAATATGGagccaacatatttttttgcacattatCAAACATATTTAGCAACTCCATTATTTGTTTCTAAATGAAAAGTGCTTCATATAAATCTTACATTTAAATAATCCTAAATCTAAATTGTAAATATAAATCCTGAATCTAAATGTTAATTCAAAATCCTAAATGTCGCAACTAAatgcagtcttccctcgattatcgcgacttcacttatcgcgaatttaTTCTTTGCGATTTTTGTCTGCTATgaatacttaattttttttttaaagttcataaaagtgTGAAAAGCCAATATTGCTATTATTACTCAGgactaaaggaaaaaaagtgaccctacttcgcgattctttcgattatcgcaggtctacattaaccgcgatattcgagggattactgtatttttctaaTATGCAAATTATATGACTggatttaacaaaataaaagccggAAGAGCTCATTTGTAAGCTACTGAAGCTCCCtctggcttttattttgttatttccgGGTTGTTTGAATGAACATATTAGCTAAATGTTTAGTTAAAACATTTAGGATTTAGACTTAACATTTATATTTAGGATTTTTATTCAAGATTTAGATTCGTCATTTAGATTCAGgatttttatttagtatttggACTTAACATTTAGATTCAGGATTTTTATTtgagatttaacatttaaatcatATTTAACAATTATTAGTATTTCGAAATAAATAGTGAACTTGCCAACTACTATTGTTGTAAATCTACCCCAAAAAGATGACTTTAAAATTTTCACCCCATATTTCAAACACTTTGCGCcgctaaatatgagaaaatgttGCCGTCTTTTCGACCCAGCGTGGCTTTATATATGGCCATATTCACCTTTCTTCCAGAGTGAGGCATCTTTCATGGCTGCGCTTGCGTTTAGGATACAGCGCCGGGGTTCGAGTCCGTTCATTGGTCATGTGTCGGAATCTGTCTTCGCTCCTCAGATGAGGCTGACCTGAAATAAACAAAGAATacacatttgaaaaacattaaCACTCTTTGTGgctcacttagaaaaaaaagtacagaatTATGTCAGGCTGACTGTTGGACTAATGACTCTAATTTGAGGGTCGAAAAAGGACAAGTAATTGTTTTGATCTGACATTGAAATACCTGTGGTACaaatttgtttttctctttttgcgcGCGCGGGCTCACCGTTAATTGTAAACTCCGTTAAGTTGCAAAACTCGATGGACCTGATCTGTGAGAGTTACAACACGACACAGCTGATTCAATGCTAACGGTAAATGATGTTTTTCATCTTAATGCTGGCATGTGTCCCAGTCACTCCTCCCACCAGCCAATCAACACGTTTTGTGATGAGGAAGAAATACACAATTCCGTCTGATTTGGGAGCCTATTTTTCAAGGAGATCctttaaagcacaggtgtcaaagtggcggcccgggggccaaatctggccctccgcatcattttgtgtggtccgggaaagaaaatcatgagtgccgactttctgttttaggatcaaattcaaatgaagagtatagatgtctattaaatttcctgattttttccccttttaaatccatcattgtcattttttaatcatttttttctgtgtttttagttcaaaaatcattttgtaaaatctaaaaatatatacaaaaagctaaaataaacattgttttagatctataaaaaattgaatattcagggattttaatccagttcttttaatccatttttttatttaaaaaaatctaaatattatatctaatcaagttgacgttaatgcagagtttgacacccttgctttaaagggttgattttgattgatttgacatAGAGATATTTTTGGTGGCCATATTTTCTACAGTTTTGGATGGtttgggattggattggataactttataactttattcatcccgtattcgggaaatttcattgtcacagtagcaagagggtgtgaatacagacacagaaaaagacattttagacataaatagataggtaataattaagttaataaataaataaattaaaaaatatcattgaCGACCACTTTTAATATGATGTAGAAATGACCTGAATGTGTATTGTGAGATATTGGAGGAGTTTGGGGGCTAATGTTTATTGGTTGCTTGAGTTAACGCGTTCCAATTGACATTCATAGCAGTCGTTGAACTACAGTGTATGCAAATTTTCCCGCTAATGTGCCAAAAGAAAACGAGTTTTCCACAAGCGCCCTGATACAAATTGAATGGCGGATGTTTATTTTCAATGCTTTTAAATTTGTTCACAGAGCTTTAACACCTGCAAACTACTCCCATCTAATACCATTGTAGAGGGAGGGGGTTGCTGGTTTAACCACACCTATGCTGATTTTCTACAGCCTCGGGCATGGATATTTCCCTTGCGCTAATGAGAGAAAATGTGCATATATTATGAACATTATTAACATCAATatctctatatatgtatatatctgtatagaaaaaaatctgattcaacATGACAACATTTGGTAGCATCTTATCCTGGATATTTTCATTAGAAAACACTATTTAAAGGATAAGATGTTACAGAAATATAGCAATAACAAAATCCAATGTGTTAGTGGTCATCATGTTATTATGATAAAAGCACATTTAACTATAATTGATATCATTTAGAGAGGATTAAGAAGAGTTTGTAAGTCAATAAAAGATACTTACCCTCTAAAATATACACCTTGAATCCGCTGC of Stigmatopora argus isolate UIUO_Sarg chromosome 5, RoL_Sarg_1.0, whole genome shotgun sequence contains these proteins:
- the vgll4l gene encoding vestigial like 4 like — protein: MAVANFHYITRMSSGFKVYILEGQPHLRSEDRFRHMTNERTRTPALYPKRKRSHERCLTLEERRERALNRSHGKAAQRTPAVFAGPQSPTTTTWSPAPSPTSPLPSHVYYTPVMEEPLALIKKPRKEAENPEEKTKNTGASQIQMRPSVITCVSSLRKPTVTSDAHQSQSSVISKGNYDHGVEEHFQRSLGANYQKSPSQQLSISVSVDDHFAKALGEKWLQIKSKSSSCSSTPPSSPSVTHSPAYAASPHPAVKEPAGKSPSASNHWSVN